A genome region from Erigeron canadensis isolate Cc75 chromosome 3, C_canadensis_v1, whole genome shotgun sequence includes the following:
- the LOC122592362 gene encoding kinesin-like protein KIN-7D, mitochondrial: MARTRSNSPFQYNNNNSNRKPSSPFSSSSSSSSSFKQQLIPRSCSTTSFYGASGNRSSKSDSMYSKSGYGNRSPVGFPLSDELISEPVDSVARSNVSDSISVTIRFRPLSEREYQRGDEISWYADGDKLVRNEYNPVTSYAFDRVFGPSAVTQEVYEVAARPVVKNAMEGVNGTVFAYGVTSSGKTHTMHGDHHSPGIIPLAIKDVFSIIQDTPGREFLLRVSYLEIYNEVINDLLDPTGQNLRVREDAQGTYVEGIKEEVVLSPGHALSFIAAGEEHRHVGSNNFNLLSSRSHTIFTLMIESSAHGDEYDGVIFSQLNLIDLAGSESSKTETTGLRRKEGSYINKSLLTLGTVIGKLSEGKASHVPYRDSKLTRLLQSSLSGHGHVSLICTITPASSNMEETHNTLKFASRAKRVEIYASRNKIIDEKSLIKKYQKEISVLKQELDQLRRGMLVGVNPEEIMSLKQKLEEGQVKMQSRLEEEEEAKAALMSRIQRLTKLILVSSKNTIPGLSDASHQRSFSANEDDNSSLLLQSDNLNDIPSEISYEPKHRRNSSNLSAAGSTITELTQAGDLINGSAGGAKLLPGGVSIDQMDLLVEQVKMLAGEIAFSSSTMKRLVEQSVNDPESSKPQIENLEREIEEKRRQMRVLEQQIIESNEASISNTSLADMQQAMMRLMTQCDEKGFELEIKTADNRILQEQLQNKCSENKELRERITLLEQQLVAAKSEKSLPSAGQYGSEEYIDELRKKIQNQEKKNEKLKLERVQILEENSGLSVQNQKLSEEASYAKELASAAAVELKNLAGEVTKLSLQNAKLDKELLAARELVNHRPGNGGNRTKPGRNGRISGRVNDEADSWNIDLEDLRRDLQARKQREASLEAALAEKEVIEDEYRKKAEESKKKEAALENDLANMWVLVAQLKREAGGIVPESNTNNLGHVERNENVNEPRVENGDFNNPVLKERQILDVQQLAHDVPKEEPLVARLKARMQEMKEKELKYNVNGEANSHVCKVCFESSTTTMLLPCRHFCLCKSCSVACAECPICRTTIADRIFAFTS; the protein is encoded by the exons atgGCACGAACACGAAGCAATTCACCatttcaatataataataacaacagcAACAGGAAGCCTTCAAGTCCGTTttcttcgtcttcttcatcttcatcgtcATTTAAACAACAATTAATTCCTCGCTCGTGCTCAACGACGTCGTTTTACGGTGCTTCCGGTAATAGATCCAGCAAGTCTGATTCAATGTATTCGAAAAGCGGTTACGGAAACCGTTCTCCGGTCGGTTTTCCGTTATCCGATGAGCTTATTAGTGAGCCGGTTGATAGCGTGGCTAGATCAAATGTCAGTGATAGCATTTCTGTTACTATTAGGTTTCGGCCGTTAAG TGAACGAGAGTATCAGAGAGGAGACGAAATTTCGTGGTATGCAGACGGAGATAAGCTCGTGCGGAATGAGTATAATCCTGTGACTTCATATGCATTTG ATAGAGTTTTTGGACCGTCTGCTGTTACTCAAGAGGTGTATGAAGTAGCTGCTAGACCGGTTGTGAAGAATGCCATGGAAGGAGTTAACG GGACAGTATTTGCTTATGGTGTTACAAGCAGTGGGAAGACGCATACAATGCAT GGTGATCACCATTCTCCCGGAATAATACCTTTGGCTATAAAGGACGTGTTTAGCATTATCCAGGAT ACTCCAGGAAGGGAGTTCCTGTTGCGCGTGTCATATCTTGAAATCTACAACGAG GTAATCAATGATTTACTTGATCCAACTGGACAGAATTTGCGTGTTCGAGAAGATGCACAG GGTACATATGTTGAGGGCATAAAGGAAGAGGTCGTCTTATCCCCTGGACATGCTCTTTCTTTTATCGCTGCCGGTGAAG AGCACCGTCACGTTGGTTCAAATAATTTTAATCTGCTTAGTAGCCGTAGTCACACGATATTTACTCTG ATGATTGAAAGCAGTGCCCATGGTGACGAGTATGATGGCGTGATCTTTTCTCAACTT AATCTGATTGATCTAGCAGGATCAGAAAGCTCAAAAACTGAAACAACTGGGTTGAGGAGGAAGGAAGGATCTTACATTAATAAAAGTCTTCTGACCCTTGGAACT GTAATCGGGAAGCTTAGTGAGGGGAAGGCATCTCATGTTCCATATAGAGATTCCAAGCTTACCCGCCTACTACAGTCTTCATTGAGTGGCCACGGACATGTTTCT CTCATCTGCACAATAACTCCAGCTTCCAGTAATATGGAGGAGACACATAATACGTTAAAATTTGCAAGTAGGGCAAAACGTGTTGAAATCTATGCTTCTCGGAATAAG ATTATTGACGAGAAGtctttaattaaaaagtaccaaaaagaaataTCTGTTCTCAAACAAGAGCTTGACCAGCTAAGGAGGGGCATGCTTGTAGGCGTTAATCCCGAGGAGATCATGAGCTTAAAACAAAAG CTAGAAGAAGGACAAGTAAAGATGCAATCACGCTTGGAGGAAGAGGAAGAAGCCAAGGCAGCTTTAATGAGTAGAATTCAAAGACTCACAAAGCTAATACTTGTTTCCTCAAAAAATACAATTCCAGGATTATCAGATGCATCTCATCAACGAAGtttctctgccaatgaggatGAT AATAGTTCTTTGCTTTTACAAAGCGATAATCTGAATGATATTCCATCAGAAATATCTTATGAACCTAAACACAGGAGAAATTCCAGCAATTTATCAGCAGCAGGAAGCACTATTACAGAATTAACTCAAGCCGGTGACCTTATTAATGGTTCTGCTGGTGGTGCAAAACTGCTACCA GGTGGAGTTTCTATAGATCAGATGGACCTTCTAGTGGAGCAAGTAAAAATGCTTGCAGGAGAGATTGCATTCAGTTCAAGTACTATGAAACGTTTAGTAGAGCAGTCTGTAAATGATCCCGAGAGCTCAAAACCTCAA ATAGAAAACTTGGAACgtgaaattgaagaaaaaagaaGGCAAATGAGGGTGTTGGAGCAACAAATAATTGAAAGTAATGAAGCTTCAATTTCCAACACATCATTGGCTGATATGCAGCAG GCAATGATGAGATTGATGACACAATGTGATGAAAAGGGCTTTGAGCTAGAG ATCAAGACAGCAGACAATCGCATTCTCCAGGAACAATTACAGAACAAG TGTTCAGAGAATAAGGAGCTACGTGAGAGGATAACACTGCTTGAACAACAGCTGGTTGCAGCCAAGAGTGAGAAATCCTTGCCCTCAGCTGGACAGTATGGATCCGAAGAATACATTGACGAGCTAAGAAAGAAAATTCAGAATCAG GAGAAAAAGAACGAGAAACTAAAGCTGGAGCGTGTTCAAATTCTTGAGGAGAATAGTGGATTGTCAGTGCAGAATCAGAAACTATCTGAAGAGGCATCTTATGCAAAAGAACTGGCATCTGCTGCTGCTGTAGAACTAAAGAATTTGGCCGGTGAAGTTACCAAACTTTCCCTACAAAATGCAAAACTTGACAAGGAATTGCTGGCTGCTCGTGAGTTGGTGAACCACAGACCTGGAAATGGTGGCAACCGTACTAAACCTGGTCGGAATGGACGGATATCTGGTCGAGTCAATGACGAGGCTGACTCGTGGAACATTGACCTAGAAGATTTAAGAAGGGACTTGCAGGCGAGGAAGCAACGTGAAGCAAGCCTAGAGGCTGCATTGGCTGAGAAAGAAGTTATAGAAGATGAATACAGGAAGAAAGCTGAGGAGTCAAAGAAAAAGGAAGCAGCGTTGGAAAATGATTTGGCAAACATGTGGGTTCTTGTAGCTCAGCTGAAGAGAGAGGCGGGGGGTATCGTACCCGAATCAAATACTAATAACCTAGGACATgttgaaagaaatgaaaatgtgAATGAGCCGAGAGTAGAAAATGGTGATTTCAATAATCCGGTTCTCAAAGAGAGGCAGATTTTGGATGTTCAACAACTAGCTCATGATGTGCCAAAGGAAGAACCCCTTGTTGCTCGTTTGAAG GCTCGAATGCAAGAGATGAAGGAGAAAGAGCTCAAGTACAATGTTAACGGGGAGGCAAATTCTCATGTTTGTAAAGTATGTTTTGAGTCATCAACCACAACAATGCTTCTTCCTTGCCGTCATTTCTGCT TGTGTAAATCTTGTTCAGTTGCATGTGCCGAGTGTCCAATTTGCAGGACTACAATTGCAGATAGAATTTTTGCTTTTACCTCTTGA